In Kaistella sp. 97-N-M2, the sequence TTTAATTAAGACAAAGATAATTTTTTTGATTTTACCAAAAGATTAATTCCGGTGAGAATAATTGAGGGTAGTGTTCTCCGCCGCGAAAATACTGGGCTTTTCCTCAAAAATCTCTTCGATCACGCGGTGGTATTCTTCGAACTGATGGACATCGATATGTCCGGCGCCCAAAATAACGTAAAGACGCGTGAGCTTTGGATTGATCTCCGACAAATCAACGGCCGTGCTGATGGGAACCAATCGGTCGTCGCTGCCATGAATGATTTTTATCGGGCAACGGACATTTTTCAAATAGTGAAAAGTAGGAATGTTATAACGCAGAAAAGGTTTCGCCGGCATAAATGGAAGGTACCGATGGATCGTACGCAACAGCGAATAGAGTGGAGAAGTAAGAATCAGGAGTCGCGGATTATTTTTCGCCGCAAGTCTTGCTGCGAAGCCGGATCCCAGCGACCGTCCGTAAACCACAATTTTATCTTCCGCAAACTCAGATTTCGTAATATCGTAAATGAACTGGGAATCGCGTTTCATTGCTTCCACGGTTCTCTTTCCCGTGCTTTTGCCGAAACCGCGGTAATCCATCATAATTACTTCGTAGCCTAACCGCGTGAAATCGATTGCAAATTTTCCCCAGCCTTTAATGCTTTTCGTATTTCCTTTCAAATAAAGCACGACGCCTTTCGGCTCATCCACCTGAAAATGCAGA encodes:
- a CDS encoding alpha/beta hydrolase is translated as MKIDIYLILTVAAIVILIIGLLIYFFQHKFFFHPEKLSPDFKFAYDHLKAEEKTVETEPGAKINYLHFQVDEPKGVVLYLKGNTKSIKGWGKFAIDFTRLGYEVIMMDYRGFGKSTGKRTVEAMKRDSQFIYDITKSEFAEDKIVVYGRSLGSGFAARLAAKNNPRLLILTSPLYSLLRTIHRYLPFMPAKPFLRYNIPTFHYLKNVRCPIKIIHGSDDRLVPISTAVDLSEINPKLTRLYVILGAGHIDVHQFEEYHRVIEEIFEEKPSIFAAENTTLNYSHRN